The following are encoded in a window of Chionomys nivalis chromosome X, mChiNiv1.1, whole genome shotgun sequence genomic DNA:
- the Nudt11 gene encoding diphosphoinositol polyphosphate phosphohydrolase 3-beta isoform X1: MKCKPNQTRTYDPEGFKKRAACLCFRSEREDEVLLVSSSRYPDRWIVPGGGLEPEEEPDGAAVREVYEEAGVKGKLGRLLGVFEQNQDRKHRTYVFVLTVTELLEDWEDSVSIGRKREWFKIEDAIKVLQCHKPVHAEYLEKLKLGGSPTNGNSAAPSQPESEP; the protein is encoded by the coding sequence ATGAAGTGCAAGCCGAACCAGACGCGGACCTACGACCCCGAGGGCTTCAAGAAGCGCGCCGCGTGCCTGTGCTTCCGCAGCGAGCGCGAGGACGAGGTACTGCTGGTGAGCAGCAGCCGCTACCCCGACCGCTGGATCGTGCCCGGCGGGGGCTTGGAGCCCGAGGAGGAGCCGGACGGCGCGGCGGTGCGCGAGGTGTACGAGGAGGCGGGAGTCAAGGGGAAGTTGGGCCGGCTGCTGGGAGTCTTCGAGCAGAACCAGGACCGCAAGCACCGGACCTACGTGTTCGTGCTCACCGTCACCGAGCTGCTGGAGGATTGGGAAGACTCGGTCAGCATCGGCAGGAAGCGCGAATGGTTCAAGATCGAAGATGCCATCAAGGTCCTCCAGTGCCACAAGCCCGTGCATGCCGAGTACCTGGAGAAACTGAAGCTGGGCGGCTCCCCGACTAATGGAAACTCGGCCGCCCCGTCCCAGCCAGAGAGCGAGCCCTA
- the Nudt11 gene encoding diphosphoinositol polyphosphate phosphohydrolase 3-beta isoform X2 — protein sequence MKCKPNQTRTYDPEGFKKRAACLCFRSEREDEVLLVSSSRYPDRWIVPGGGLEPEEEPDGAAVREVYEEAGVKGKLGRLLGVFEQNQDRKHRTYVFVLTVTELLEDWEDSVSIGRKREWFKIEDAIKVLQCHKPVHAEYLEKLKLGGSPTNGNSAAPSQPESEP from the coding sequence ATGAAGTGCAAGCCGAACCAGACGCGGACCTACGACCCCGAGGGCTTCAAGAAGCGCGCCGCGTGCCTGTGCTTCCGCAGCGAGCGCGAGGACGAGGTACTGCTGGTGAGCAGCAGCCGCTACCCCGACCGCTGGATCGTGCCCGGCGGGGGCTTGGAGCCCGAGGAGGAGCCGGACGGCGCGGCGGTGCGCGAGGTGTACGAGGAGGCGGGAGTCAAGGGGAAGTTGGGCCGGCTGCTGGGAGTCTTCGAGCAGAACCAGGACCGCAAGCACCGGACCTACGTGTTCGTGCTCACCGTCACCGAGCTGCTGGAGGATTGGGAAGACTCGGTCAGCATCGGCAGGAAGCGCGAATGGTTCAAGATCGAAGATGCCATCAAGGTCCTCCAGTGCCACAAGCCCGTGCATGCCGAGTACCTGGAGAAACTGAAGCTGGGCGGCTCCCCGACTAATGGAAACTCGGCCGCCCCGTCCCAGCCAGAGAGCGAGCCCTAG